The genomic DNA CACGGCGCGGTCCAGTTCTGCGCGGATGGCGTCCATGGTCATGCCCTCGCGCCAATCGGCCTCTGGCCGCAGCTGCACGGTGGTTTCGATCATGGTCAGGGGCGCTGGATCGGTGGCGCTGTCGGCGCGGCCCAGCTTGCCGTGGACGGTCAGCACCTCTGGCACGGTGGCGATCAGGCGGTCTGTCTGTTGCAGGACTTCGCGCGCCTTGCCGATGGACACGCCGGGGTAGAGGGACGGCATGTAAAGGAAATCGCCCTCGTTCAGTTCGGGCATGAATTCGGTGCCGATGCGTTGCAGGGGCCACGCCATCGACCCCACCAGCGCCACGGCCAGCAGCGTCGTGGCATAGGGCCAGGCGACGGCGGCATCCAGGAACGGGCGGTAAATCCAGATGACAAGGCGGTTCAGCGGGTTCTTGTGTTCGGGCAGGATACGGCCGCGGACAAAGTAGCCCATCAGCACCGGCACCAGCGTGATCGACAGGATGGACGCGGCGGCCATGGCGTAGGTCTTGGTGAAGGCCAGCGGCTTGAACAGGCGGCCTTCCTGACTTTCCAGGACGAACACCGGCAGGAAACTGACCGCGATGATGGCGAGCGAGAAGAAAAGCGCAGGGCCCACTTCCTCGCAACACTCGGTCACGATCCGCCAGCGGTTCTGCGGCGTCAAAGGTTCCTTTTCGATCCGCCTGTGCATCGCCTCGATCATGACAATCGCGGCGTCCACCATCGCGCCGATGGCGATGGCGATGCCGCCAAGGGACATGATGTTGGCGTTCACGCCTTGCAGCTTCATCACGATAACTGCGACGAAAATACCCAAAGGCAGCGACAGCACGATGACCAGCGACGACCGGATATGCAAAAGGAAGGCCGCACAGACCAGCACGACAACGATGAACTCCTCGGTCAGTTTGTCTGACAGGTTTTCGATCGCGCGTTCGATCACGCCCGCACGGTTGTAGGTCGTGACAATCTCGACGCCTTCGGGCAGGTTCGGGCGCAAGTCCGCGATCCGCGCCTCGACCGCCTTGATCGTGGACAGGGCGTTGCCGCCCCAGCGCAGGATCACGACACCGCCGACGGCGTCGCCCTGACCGTCGAATTCACCCACGCCGCGCCGCAGTTCCGGCCCCAGCCGGATGTCGGCCACGTCGCCCAGCGACACGGCAGCCCCGCGCGCGTTGACGATCAGCGGGGCGCTGGCCAGATCGGACAGTTCGTCCACATAGCCGGTGGACCGGACCATGTATTCCGCCTCGCCCATCTCGATCACGCTGCCGCCGGTTTCGCGGTTCGCGCCCTGAATGGCACCCCGCACTTGGGCCAGTGTCAGGTCATAGGCGCGCAGTTTGTTGGGGTCGATGACGACCTGATACTGCTTGACCATGCCGCCGATGGTGGCGACTTCCGACACGCCATCGACGGTCTGAAGTTCGTATTTCAGGAACCAGTCCTGAAGGGTGCGCAGTTCGGCAAGGTCATGGTTTCCCGTGCGATCGATCAGCGCGTATTGATAGATCCAGCCGACGCCCGTCGCGTCAGGCCCCAGTTCGGGCGACACGCCTTCGGGCAGGTTCGATGTGATCTGGCCAAGGTATTCCAGCACGCGGGTCCGCGCCCAATACAGGTCCGTGCCGTCCTCGAACACGACATAGACGTAGCTGTCGCCAAAGAACGAAAAGCCGCGCACGTCCGTCGCCCCCGGCACCGCCAGCATCGCGGTGGTTATCGGATAGGTGACCTGATCCTCGACCACCTGCGGGGCCTGACCGGCATAAGGAGTCTTGATGATGACCTGCACGTCGGACAGGTCGGGGATCGCGTCGACGGGCGTTGCGCGCACGGCCCAGACGCCTGCGATGGCGATCATGACCGAGATCGCGATGACCAGAAACCGGTTGGCAATGGACGCGCGAATGACGGCGGGGATCATTGGCGGACCTGCGGGTCATTGGCCACACCGACAAGGGTCAGGCTGAAATCCGCGTTGCGCGTCATCAGCAGCGTCATGTCCTGCCCTGTCGGCAGATCGCCTGCGGCCAGCGTCGGGGCCACGGCAAAGTCCATCGTCATGCCGGGCATCCCGATGTCGACCATCGGGCCGTGGGTGATGTTGGCCATGCCGGTTGCAGGGTCGACGGCGTTGATCGTGCCTGACACCTCCATCGGGGGTTCCGGTGCTGCGACCTGCGCCAGCACCATCGTCATGCCGTCGGGGCGGTCAAACGTCAGCGTGGTTTCCACGCCGACGGGCAAGGTCGCGGGATCGACGGCGCTGGTCAGATCGAAATCCATCGTCATGCCGGGCATGCCGGTTTCCGCGATATTGCCATGGGTAATCGTGGCGCGGCGGGACGCGATATCGACGGCGTCGATGGTGCCCGCGACGGTGATCGGTGCGGCGGTGGGGTCCGGAGTGGCTGCCGTGGTTTCCGGCATCTCCATCTGCATGGCGTCATCCACCGGACGCACGCCGACGATCACATAGGTATCACCGTCTTTCACCAGATCGAAATTCACCGGCGTGCCGACCGTGACGGCGGCGGTATCCACGCCCATCACGGGCATGTCCATCACCATCGCGGGCCAGCCCAGATCGGGGATCGGGTCGTGGTTCATCGTCAATTTGCCGTCGGCGGTGACGGCTTCAACCACGCCGGTGCCTGTCGCGGCGATGCCGTCATCGCGGCCCAGATCGGACAGATAGAGCAAACCGCCAGCGCCCCGCGCGATCTGGAACGCCACGTCCTGCCCGGTCGTGGCGTCATCCACCGCAACATCGGCGCGGACAGGGAAATCCGTCGTCATCGCTGGCCAGCCGATCCCGTCAAGCGCCCCGTGCCTGATCGTTGCCGTCCGCGTGTCAGTATCAAACGCCACCAGCGTGCCGACGCCCTTGGCGGGTGCCGCGTCCGTCGGGGCCATGCGCATCAGACCGGCGCTCAGCGCGCTTTCGCTGTCGATCAGGAACTGGGCAGAGGCCACGACCTCGTCCCCCGCCGCCAACCCCTGCACAACCTCGGTGCGGCCGCCTTCGTCGAAGTCGTCGCGCAGGCCGGTGGTGATCAGGCGCGGGGCAAAGGTGCCTTCGCCGGTTTTCAGGATCACACGCTCGGCGCTGCCGGTGCGGATGATCGCCTCTGTGGGCACGGTCAGGGCAAGGCGCGACGCGCCGGGCGACAACGCGACCGAGGCGAACATGTTGGGCTTCAACAGGCCTTCGGCGTTGTCCACGACCAGCCGCACGGGCAGCGTGCGCGTCTTGGCGTCGAGTTCGGGATAGATGTAATCGACCCGTCCTTCGAAGACGCGACCGTTCATGTGGTCGAACCGGATCGCGGCGGTCATGTCGTCGGTCAGGCGGTCGATGTCACGCTCGAACACGTCGACGACCAGCCAGACGGTCGCAAGGTCGGTCAGCGACACGGCGCGGGTATTGGGTTGCAGATACATGCCGTCCGCTGCCTCGATCCCGATGACGACGCCGTCCTGCGGGGCATAGACCGACAGGTTGCGGGCGATCTCGCGGGTGGCCTCGACCTCTTCGATCTGGCGGTCTGACATGCCGACGCTGCGCAAGCGATTGCGCGAAATCTCGATGATGCGGCGGTTGCCGTCCTCAAGGGCACGGATGTGGTCCGCGCTGGCCGATCCGATTTCCGGCGAGAACATCGAGAACAGCAGCTCGTCCTTTGCAACGCGGTCACCGATGGCGCGGACCTTCAGATCCTCGATCCAGCCTTCGACGCGGGTGTGAACATGGCTGGTCAGGTGTTCGTCGTAACCGACGTAGCCGACAGTCTGGATCGTCTGGGAGATATCCTGTGCGGTGGCGACAGCGGTGCGCACGCCGATGGCGTTGATCTCGGCCGGGGACAAGGTGACGGTGGACGGGTCCGCGGCGGGCGCGTCGCCGGCGTAGACCGGGATCAGGTCCATGCCCATGGGGGATTTGCCGGGACCGTCCTTGCGGAAGTTCGCATCCATCGGTGCAACCCAATACAGGATGTCCGGCCCTGTGTCGGCCATGGCGTCATCGCGGTTGAAGTAGAACCGTTCCGCCGAAATACCCCCCGCCAGACCAACCCCAAGTGCCAGAATCGAAAGTGCTGCGTAGCGTCCGCTCATCGTTGTGCCCCCACGCGGCCCGTCAGTGTGGGCCGGGAATAAAGATCAATCGCAAGGGTTGCGCTGCCGCAGTGGACAGCCCGACCCCGAGGTTCTGATCAGGCGTATTTTGGGGGTTTGCGCAGCATCGCGGGGCTGATGCTGCCGGGGGCGACGTCAGGGGGCAGGACATTGCCGACACGGATCACGATGGATCGCATTGCGCCTTGGGGCAGCGCAAAGGGCAGGGCGTAGAAACAGATCATGCCGGCGCAGGCGTCGCCGGTGCCGTGGTCCATCTGTGTCGTCTCTGTTCCGTTTTCGTGGTGCGCGTGGGCATCCATCGTCATGTCAGCAACGCTTACATCACGATCCATGCTCATCGCGGCATGCGCCGTTTGCGGCGCAAGCAGGCTCACGACAGCGCAAAGCACCAAAAGGTGCCGCAGGACCGCGAACAGGCGTGATGGCGATGGGAACGACATGACATCGGGATACTGGCGCGGCGTAAAACTGCAAGTCACAAAACCAACAGGTCATGTGTCAAATGCGGTCATGATGCCGCACCACGATCCAGCGCCGACTGCAAAAAGCAGCGGTGCGACGCCACGTCCAGTGACGATCTCTTGCTTTTGCGATCATAGCCGCCTTAGGTATCGCCCATGTCGATGATCCGCGCCCTGATGGTCCTTGTGGTCCTGTGCACCACCTTTGCCGCCAGCGTGTCCGCTGGCGCGCATACGCACGACGCGGGTGCCGTCAGCCATGGGGTGACGGATGCCGTTTCGACAATCGCCACGTCCGATTGCTGCGATCACAGCACCGAGCGCGCGCCGGTCTGCCATGTCTGGGTCGCTCTTTTGCCGCACACCGACGCGGCACCCTGCGCGGCCATCTTACGGCGTGCCGGCACCATCGGGCCGCCCGTCAGGCTGTCCGGTCTGGCGCCGCCATTCCCCCTCGATCCTCCGCGA from Loktanella sp. M215 includes the following:
- a CDS encoding efflux RND transporter periplasmic adaptor subunit, producing MSGRYAALSILALGVGLAGGISAERFYFNRDDAMADTGPDILYWVAPMDANFRKDGPGKSPMGMDLIPVYAGDAPAADPSTVTLSPAEINAIGVRTAVATAQDISQTIQTVGYVGYDEHLTSHVHTRVEGWIEDLKVRAIGDRVAKDELLFSMFSPEIGSASADHIRALEDGNRRIIEISRNRLRSVGMSDRQIEEVEATREIARNLSVYAPQDGVVIGIEAADGMYLQPNTRAVSLTDLATVWLVVDVFERDIDRLTDDMTAAIRFDHMNGRVFEGRVDYIYPELDAKTRTLPVRLVVDNAEGLLKPNMFASVALSPGASRLALTVPTEAIIRTGSAERVILKTGEGTFAPRLITTGLRDDFDEGGRTEVVQGLAAGDEVVASAQFLIDSESALSAGLMRMAPTDAAPAKGVGTLVAFDTDTRTATIRHGALDGIGWPAMTTDFPVRADVAVDDATTGQDVAFQIARGAGGLLYLSDLGRDDGIAATGTGVVEAVTADGKLTMNHDPIPDLGWPAMVMDMPVMGVDTAAVTVGTPVNFDLVKDGDTYVIVGVRPVDDAMQMEMPETTAATPDPTAAPITVAGTIDAVDIASRRATITHGNIAETGMPGMTMDFDLTSAVDPATLPVGVETTLTFDRPDGMTMVLAQVAAPEPPMEVSGTINAVDPATGMANITHGPMVDIGMPGMTMDFAVAPTLAAGDLPTGQDMTLLMTRNADFSLTLVGVANDPQVRQ
- a CDS encoding efflux RND transporter permease subunit: MIPAVIRASIANRFLVIAISVMIAIAGVWAVRATPVDAIPDLSDVQVIIKTPYAGQAPQVVEDQVTYPITTAMLAVPGATDVRGFSFFGDSYVYVVFEDGTDLYWARTRVLEYLGQITSNLPEGVSPELGPDATGVGWIYQYALIDRTGNHDLAELRTLQDWFLKYELQTVDGVSEVATIGGMVKQYQVVIDPNKLRAYDLTLAQVRGAIQGANRETGGSVIEMGEAEYMVRSTGYVDELSDLASAPLIVNARGAAVSLGDVADIRLGPELRRGVGEFDGQGDAVGGVVILRWGGNALSTIKAVEARIADLRPNLPEGVEIVTTYNRAGVIERAIENLSDKLTEEFIVVVLVCAAFLLHIRSSLVIVLSLPLGIFVAVIVMKLQGVNANIMSLGGIAIAIGAMVDAAIVMIEAMHRRIEKEPLTPQNRWRIVTECCEEVGPALFFSLAIIAVSFLPVFVLESQEGRLFKPLAFTKTYAMAAASILSITLVPVLMGYFVRGRILPEHKNPLNRLVIWIYRPFLDAAVAWPYATTLLAVALVGSMAWPLQRIGTEFMPELNEGDFLYMPSLYPGVSIGKAREVLQQTDRLIATVPEVLTVHGKLGRADSATDPAPLTMIETTVQLRPEADWREGMTMDAIRAELDRAVQIPGVTNVWIQPIKNRIDMLATGIKTPVGVKISGADLKVIETIGIAVEQAVAGIDGTASAYAERPVGGRFIEINVDRDAAARYMMSVRDVQDVVQTAIGGMQVSESVEGLERFPINLRYPQEWRNSPERLRDLPVVTPSGAHIPLGAIAEVAIVDGPGMIRSENARRTGFVFIDIAGRDLGGYVNEARDLVARTVDLPTGYSIAWSGQYEYIERMQDRLTLVAPATLLIITLMLFMAFSRVTEVAIILAALPVALAGGVWLIWYLSFDISVAVLVGFIALAGVAVETAIVMLLYLNLAWEKRKSVAVAEQRDLTPLDVEQVVFEGALLRVRPKVMTVATIFAGLIPIMYGHGTGSEIMQRIAAPMVGGMATATLLTLLVIPAIFVIWKRFALNRVNAERRTGTHDASTVPPHAVPGE